The Syngnathus typhle isolate RoL2023-S1 ecotype Sweden linkage group LG11, RoL_Styp_1.0, whole genome shotgun sequence genome contains a region encoding:
- the LOC133162880 gene encoding uncharacterized protein LOC133162880 isoform X1: MKSFERLVLNHLKDVTDPLLNPFQSVVVVVNMGLHYILHRLDTPGTYARILFVDFSSAFNTIAADILQQKLIQLAVPASTCQWITSFLTNRRQRVRLGTIISDTRTTNTGAHQGCVLSPLLFSLYTNNLSSGDSPVKLLKYADDTTLIGLIGNGDEFAYRQEVERLVYWCSQNHLELNLLKTVEMTVDFRRDPSPLSPLTIRSNTILSTDTFKFLGTTISLDLKWTGHIDSVRKKAQQRLYFLRQLKKFNLLWELLKTFYTAIIQSVLCTSIAVWFGLASKQDKHRLQRTIRTAEKIIGINLPSIQDLYLSRTRKHASNISTDPSPPGCSLFELFPSGRYRALYAKTSRHRDSFFPLSESLLWSLLKVSHLP; encoded by the coding sequence atgaaatctttcgagaggttagtgttgaaccacctgaaggatgtcacggacCCCCTGCTTAACCCCTTCCAGTCGGTGGTGGTtgtggtcaacatgggactgcactacatcctgcaccgcctggacaccccaggaacgtacgccaggatcctgtttgtggacttcagctcggcgttcaacaccatcgctgctgacatcctccaacagaagctcatccagctcgcggtgcctgcctccacctgtcagtggatcaccagctttctgaccaacaggagacagcgtgtgaggctggggaccatcatatctgacacccggaccaccaatactggtgcCCATCAGGGGtgtgtcctctccccactgctcttctctctctacaccaacaatttatcctcaggtgactctcctgtgaagctcctgaagtatgcagacgacaccactctcatcggactgatcggGAACGGTGACGAGtttgcgtacagacaggaggtggagcggctggtctactggtgcagccaaaaccacctggagctgaacctgctcaagaccgtggagatgacagtggacttcaggcgagacccttcaccactttcacccctcactatccgcagtaatactattctctccacagacaccttcaagttcctgggaaccacaatctctctggacctgaaatggaccggccacatagactctgtccggaagaaggcccagcaaaggctgtacttcctgagacagctcaagaagttcaacctgctgtgggagctgctgaagaccttctacactgccatcattcagtctgtcctctgcacctccatcgctgtctggtttggattggcctccaaacaagacaagcacagactgcagcggacaatcaggactgcagaaaagataataggaatcaacctcccatctatccaagacttgtacctgtccaggaccaggaaacatgcaagtaacatctctacagacccctctcccccaggttgcagtctgttcgaACTATTCCCCTCCGGacgttatagagctctgtacgccaaaaccagcagacacagagacagcttcttccccctctcagagtcattgctgtggtctcttctcaaggtttctcatttaccctag
- the LOC133162880 gene encoding uncharacterized protein LOC133162880 isoform X2: MGLHYILHRLDTPGTYARILFVDFSSAFNTIAADILQQKLIQLAVPASTCQWITSFLTNRRQRVRLGTIISDTRTTNTGAHQGCVLSPLLFSLYTNNLSSGDSPVKLLKYADDTTLIGLIGNGDEFAYRQEVERLVYWCSQNHLELNLLKTVEMTVDFRRDPSPLSPLTIRSNTILSTDTFKFLGTTISLDLKWTGHIDSVRKKAQQRLYFLRQLKKFNLLWELLKTFYTAIIQSVLCTSIAVWFGLASKQDKHRLQRTIRTAEKIIGINLPSIQDLYLSRTRKHASNISTDPSPPGCSLFELFPSGRYRALYAKTSRHRDSFFPLSESLLWSLLKVSHLP, translated from the coding sequence atgggactgcactacatcctgcaccgcctggacaccccaggaacgtacgccaggatcctgtttgtggacttcagctcggcgttcaacaccatcgctgctgacatcctccaacagaagctcatccagctcgcggtgcctgcctccacctgtcagtggatcaccagctttctgaccaacaggagacagcgtgtgaggctggggaccatcatatctgacacccggaccaccaatactggtgcCCATCAGGGGtgtgtcctctccccactgctcttctctctctacaccaacaatttatcctcaggtgactctcctgtgaagctcctgaagtatgcagacgacaccactctcatcggactgatcggGAACGGTGACGAGtttgcgtacagacaggaggtggagcggctggtctactggtgcagccaaaaccacctggagctgaacctgctcaagaccgtggagatgacagtggacttcaggcgagacccttcaccactttcacccctcactatccgcagtaatactattctctccacagacaccttcaagttcctgggaaccacaatctctctggacctgaaatggaccggccacatagactctgtccggaagaaggcccagcaaaggctgtacttcctgagacagctcaagaagttcaacctgctgtgggagctgctgaagaccttctacactgccatcattcagtctgtcctctgcacctccatcgctgtctggtttggattggcctccaaacaagacaagcacagactgcagcggacaatcaggactgcagaaaagataataggaatcaacctcccatctatccaagacttgtacctgtccaggaccaggaaacatgcaagtaacatctctacagacccctctcccccaggttgcagtctgttcgaACTATTCCCCTCCGGacgttatagagctctgtacgccaaaaccagcagacacagagacagcttcttccccctctcagagtcattgctgtggtctcttctcaaggtttctcatttaccctag
- the LOC133162165 gene encoding dynein light chain roadblock-type 1-like: protein MAEVEETLKRILGQKGVQGLIIVNSDGIPIRSTLDNTSTVHYAGLIHQLVLKARSTIRDIDPLNDLTFLRLRSKKNEIMIAPDKDYFMIVIQNPSD from the exons ATG GCTGAAGTGGAGGAGACCCTCAAGAGAATTTTGGGCCAGAAAGGAGTTCAGGGCCTCATCATTGTCAACTCGGACG GGATTCCCATACGCTCCACGCTGGACAACACCAGCACGGTGCACTACGCTGGCCTGATCCACCAGCTGGTCCTGAAGGCGCGCAGCACTATCCGTGACATCGACCCCCTCAACGACCTCACCTTTCTGCGACTGCGATCCAAGAAGAACGAGATCATGATTGCGCCAG ATAAAGACTACTTCATGATTGTCATTCAGAACCCGTCAGACTGA
- the eif6 gene encoding eukaryotic translation initiation factor 6 isoform X2 yields MTPSRTSGAEVSTRHHRKHAHVVRKFERPILSRSQALCNAMAVRASFEKNNEIGCFAKLTNTYCLVAIGGAENFYSVFEGELSETIPVVHASIAGCRIIGRMCVGNRHGLLVPNDTTDQELQHIRNCLPASVSIQRVEERLSALGNVITCNDYVALVHPDLDRETEEVLCDTLKVEVFRHTVADQVLVGSYCAFSNRGGLVHPKTSIEDQDELSSLLQTGTVNRGSEVIAAGMVINDWSAFCGLDTTSTEMSVIESVFGLGDNARPSAFTAAMRDSLIDSMA; encoded by the exons ATGACGCCATCACGTACAAGCGGAGCGGAAGTGAGCACGCGACACCACAGAAAACACGCGCACGTTGTACGAAAATTTGAGAGACCAATTTTGTCCCGCAG tcaaGCTCTTTGCAACGCAATGGCCGTTCGAGCATCCTTCGAGAAGAACAACGAGATCGGCTGCTTCGCCAAACTCACAAACACGTACTGCCTGGTGGCTATCGGCGGAGCAGAAAACTTTTACAG CGTGTTCGAAGGCGAGTTATCCGAGACTATCCCGGTGGTCCACGCTTCCATCGCGGGTTGCCGCATTATCGGACGCATGTGTGTGG GGAACCGTCACGGCCTGCTGGTCCCTAACGACACGACAGACCAGGAACTGCAGCACATCCGCAATTGTCTTCCTGCCTCGGTCAGCATCCAGAGAGTGGAAGAGCGCCTTTCGGCGCTCGGCAATGTCATCACATGTAATGACTACGTGGCGCTCGTCCATCCGGATCTGGACAGG GAGACAGAGGAGGTTCTGTGCGACACCCTGAAGGTGGAGGTGTTCCGCCATACTGTGGCCGATCAGGTTTTGGTGGGCTCCTACTGCGCCTTCAGCAACCGGGGTGGCCTGGTGCATCCCAAGACCTCCATCGAGGACCAGGATGAGCTGTCCTCGCTTCTGCAG ACGGGCACGGTGAACCGGGGCAGCGAGGTGATTGCGGCGGGAATGGTGATCAACGACTGGTCGGCGTTCTGCGGACTGGACACCACCAGCACCGAGATGTCCGTGATCGAGAGCGTCTTCGGGCTGGGCGACAACGCGCGGCCCTCCGCCTTCACCGCCGCCATGAGGGACTCGCTCATTGACAG CATGGCGTAA
- the eif6 gene encoding eukaryotic translation initiation factor 6 isoform X1 produces MTPSRTSGAEVSTRHHRKHAHVVRKFERPILSRSQALCNAMAVRASFEKNNEIGCFAKLTNTYCLVAIGGAENFYSVFEGELSETIPVVHASIAGCRIIGRMCVGNRHGLLVPNDTTDQELQHIRNCLPASVSIQRVEERLSALGNVITCNDYVALVHPDLDRETEEVLCDTLKVEVFRHTVADQVLVGSYCAFSNRGGLVHPKTSIEDQDELSSLLQVPLVTGTVNRGSEVIAAGMVINDWSAFCGLDTTSTEMSVIESVFGLGDNARPSAFTAAMRDSLIDSMA; encoded by the exons ATGACGCCATCACGTACAAGCGGAGCGGAAGTGAGCACGCGACACCACAGAAAACACGCGCACGTTGTACGAAAATTTGAGAGACCAATTTTGTCCCGCAG tcaaGCTCTTTGCAACGCAATGGCCGTTCGAGCATCCTTCGAGAAGAACAACGAGATCGGCTGCTTCGCCAAACTCACAAACACGTACTGCCTGGTGGCTATCGGCGGAGCAGAAAACTTTTACAG CGTGTTCGAAGGCGAGTTATCCGAGACTATCCCGGTGGTCCACGCTTCCATCGCGGGTTGCCGCATTATCGGACGCATGTGTGTGG GGAACCGTCACGGCCTGCTGGTCCCTAACGACACGACAGACCAGGAACTGCAGCACATCCGCAATTGTCTTCCTGCCTCGGTCAGCATCCAGAGAGTGGAAGAGCGCCTTTCGGCGCTCGGCAATGTCATCACATGTAATGACTACGTGGCGCTCGTCCATCCGGATCTGGACAGG GAGACAGAGGAGGTTCTGTGCGACACCCTGAAGGTGGAGGTGTTCCGCCATACTGTGGCCGATCAGGTTTTGGTGGGCTCCTACTGCGCCTTCAGCAACCGGGGTGGCCTGGTGCATCCCAAGACCTCCATCGAGGACCAGGATGAGCTGTCCTCGCTTCTGCAGGTGCCCCTGGTG ACGGGCACGGTGAACCGGGGCAGCGAGGTGATTGCGGCGGGAATGGTGATCAACGACTGGTCGGCGTTCTGCGGACTGGACACCACCAGCACCGAGATGTCCGTGATCGAGAGCGTCTTCGGGCTGGGCGACAACGCGCGGCCCTCCGCCTTCACCGCCGCCATGAGGGACTCGCTCATTGACAG CATGGCGTAA